In Peromyscus leucopus breed LL Stock chromosome 16_21, UCI_PerLeu_2.1, whole genome shotgun sequence, a single genomic region encodes these proteins:
- the Gatd3a gene encoding glutamine amidotransferase-like class 1 domain-containing protein 3A, mitochondrial, which translates to MAVVRALVAPRLLSALAPLSGRHHAPSQRAALHSSAPRPGARVALVLSGCGVYDGTEIHEASAILVHLSRGGAEVQIFAPDVPQMHVIDHTKGEPSESESRNVLAESARIARGKITNLAQLNAANHDAAIFPGGFGAAKNLSTFAVDGKDCKVNKEVERVLKDFHGARKPIGLCCIAPVLAAKVIKGVEVTVGHEQEEGGKWPYAGTAEAIKALGAKHYVKGVTEAHVDQKNKVVTTPAFMCETALHHIHDGIGAMVKKVLELTGK; encoded by the exons ATGGCTGTCGTCAGGGCTCTGGTGGCGCCGAGGCTGCTTTCTGCGCTCGCACCGCTCTCGGGGCGCCACCATGCTCCCTCCCAGCGCGCTGCCCTTCACAGCTCCGCACCGCGGCCCGGGGCCAGGGTGGCATTG GTGCTGTCGGGCTGCGGAGTCTATGACGGAACCGAGATCCACGAGGCCTCTGC GATCCTGGTACACCTGAGCCGAGGTGGGGCTGAGGTCCAGATCTTTGCTCCTGATGTCCCTCAGATGCATGTGATTGACCACACCAAGGGAGAGCCTTCTGAGAGCGAAAGCAG GAATGTTTTGGCAGAATCAGCAAGGATTGCCCGAGGCAAGATCACCAACCTGGCCCAGCTCAATGCTGCCAACCATGATGCCGCCATATTCCCTGGAGGCTTTGGAGCTGCCAAAAACCT GAGCACGTTCGCCGTGGACGGGAAGGACTGTAAGGTTAACAAGGAAGTAGAGCGCGTCCTGAAGGACTTCCATGGGGCCAGGAAGCCCATCGG CTTGTGCTGCATCGCACCTGTTCTCGCCGCCAAAGTGATCAAAGGCGTCGAGGTCACCGTGGGCCACGAGCAAGAGGAGGGTGGCAAGTGGCCTTACGCTGGAACTGCAGAAGCCATCAAAGCCCTGGGTGCCAAGCACTATGTGAAGGGTGTGACC GAAGCTCATGTAGACCAGAAAAACAAGGTGGTCACGACCCCGGCCTTCATGTGTGAGACGGCGCTCCACCACATCCACGACGGCATCGGGGCCATGGTGAAGAAGGTGCTGGAGCTCACGGGGAAGTAA